Proteins encoded within one genomic window of bacterium:
- a CDS encoding AAA family ATPase: MPSFNRFTIRAQEALQNAQELAAKRSHGEFRVLHLLHTLLQDEQTLVRPMLIKAGLNVENFLRSVEAEMKKMPKIFTASNVGQLYLSPELMQVLERAGKIAISQKDEYISCEHLLLGIFDSSSSAQKMLEKFGLKRDLAFRALAQLRGSTRITDETPESKFQVLEKYAVNLTDRARDGKLDPVIGRQEELRRLIQVLSRRTKNNPVLIGESGVGKTAIVEGLAQRIVSGDVPETLKDKEIIMLDLGSLIAGTKFRGEFEDRLKAFVKEIQNSAGRLILFIDEIHMIVGAGAAEGAIDASNLLKPPLARGELHAIGATTIREYQRHIEKDPALERRFQPIMVEEPNTEDAVSILRGLKEKYEMHHGLQISDEAIRAAVNLSARYITDRFLPDKAVDLIDEAAAARRLETESLPIELDKIRREITRREIERSALSQESSVKNKSRMKTIDGEVGKLKEKNDDLSASWHAEKITFENLHNLRKKIEDLKRQAELAEREGDLEGVAQIVYGSLPQAEKDYKSFTKKHAKSSGFIKEKVDAEDIAAVVARWTGIPVSRMLESEAKKLIRIEEALQGRVIGQGAAVKAVASSLRRARAGLSDENRPLGSFMFLGPTGVGKTELAKALAEFMFNDEKSLIRIDMSEYMEKHSVARLIGSPPGYVGFEDGGQLTELVRHRPYSLILFDEIEKAHPEVFNILLQILDNGRLTDSKGRVINFKNSIILLTSNVGSHYFKAMSNIGFSSSGDSAHESQEEGLRSKVSESLKRTFKPEFLNRLDETIIFNTLTKKEIEQIVDLQIDQVKERLKERSIIINVDVAAKKYIVENGFDPEYGARPIRRLIQKTILDKLADKIIGGEIKDGDKVKIGFSKSSISVSV, encoded by the coding sequence ATGCCTTCTTTTAATAGATTCACTATCCGAGCCCAAGAGGCTCTCCAAAATGCTCAAGAGTTAGCCGCTAAGAGAAGTCACGGCGAATTCCGCGTTTTGCATCTTTTGCATACTCTCTTGCAAGACGAGCAAACTCTCGTCAGGCCAATGCTGATTAAGGCAGGTTTGAATGTGGAAAACTTTTTGCGTTCAGTGGAGGCGGAAATGAAGAAAATGCCAAAGATTTTCACCGCTTCCAATGTCGGTCAGCTCTATCTTTCTCCGGAATTAATGCAGGTCTTGGAGCGGGCCGGAAAGATCGCTATTTCTCAAAAAGATGAATATATCTCCTGCGAGCATTTGCTTTTGGGTATTTTTGATTCTTCTTCTTCGGCGCAAAAAATGCTTGAGAAATTCGGTTTGAAAAGGGATTTGGCTTTCCGTGCGCTTGCGCAGCTACGTGGCTCTACTCGTATTACCGATGAAACGCCGGAAAGTAAGTTCCAAGTTTTGGAAAAATACGCAGTTAATCTCACTGATCGGGCTCGAGATGGTAAGTTGGATCCGGTAATTGGCCGACAGGAAGAGTTGCGCCGTTTAATTCAAGTTTTGAGTCGGAGAACCAAGAATAATCCCGTGTTAATAGGAGAGTCGGGTGTGGGTAAGACCGCAATCGTTGAGGGATTAGCCCAGAGGATTGTTTCCGGTGATGTGCCGGAGACTCTGAAGGATAAGGAGATTATTATGTTGGATTTGGGTTCATTAATCGCCGGAACTAAGTTCCGTGGTGAGTTTGAAGATCGTTTGAAGGCCTTCGTGAAGGAAATCCAGAACTCTGCCGGCCGGTTAATCCTGTTTATTGATGAGATACACATGATAGTAGGAGCCGGCGCCGCAGAAGGGGCAATTGATGCTTCTAATCTTCTCAAGCCACCGCTCGCCCGTGGTGAGTTGCATGCAATCGGCGCCACTACTATTCGGGAATATCAGCGTCATATTGAAAAAGACCCGGCTTTAGAGCGCCGGTTTCAGCCGATTATGGTTGAAGAGCCGAACACGGAAGATGCGGTTTCTATTTTGCGTGGCTTAAAAGAAAAATATGAGATGCATCATGGGTTGCAGATTAGCGACGAGGCTATTAGAGCGGCTGTGAATCTTTCTGCTCGATATATCACAGATCGCTTTTTGCCCGACAAAGCGGTGGATTTGATTGACGAAGCCGCTGCGGCGCGACGTCTGGAAACCGAAAGTCTGCCGATTGAATTGGATAAGATTCGTAGAGAGATTACCCGCCGAGAAATTGAGCGTTCAGCGCTTTCTCAAGAGAGTTCGGTTAAAAATAAGAGTCGGATGAAGACTATCGACGGTGAGGTGGGTAAGTTGAAGGAAAAGAACGATGATCTATCGGCCTCTTGGCATGCGGAAAAAATTACTTTTGAAAATTTACATAATCTAAGGAAAAAAATTGAAGATTTGAAACGACAGGCTGAATTAGCCGAGCGAGAGGGCGATTTGGAGGGAGTTGCGCAAATTGTTTATGGAAGCTTGCCGCAGGCCGAGAAAGATTATAAGAGCTTCACGAAAAAACACGCTAAATCGTCCGGATTCATCAAAGAGAAGGTGGATGCCGAAGATATTGCTGCGGTGGTGGCTCGGTGGACGGGCATTCCGGTGAGTCGGATGTTGGAATCTGAGGCAAAAAAATTGATAAGAATTGAAGAGGCTTTACAGGGTCGGGTTATCGGGCAGGGAGCTGCCGTTAAGGCCGTGGCTAGCTCCTTGCGGCGTGCCCGCGCAGGGCTTTCCGATGAAAATCGCCCTCTCGGCTCATTTATGTTCTTGGGGCCGACCGGAGTCGGAAAAACTGAACTCGCTAAAGCCCTAGCGGAGTTTATGTTTAACGATGAAAAGTCCCTAATTCGCATAGATATGTCTGAATATATGGAGAAACATTCGGTTGCGCGTTTAATCGGATCGCCGCCGGGATATGTTGGTTTCGAGGATGGCGGGCAGCTGACTGAATTAGTGCGGCATCGGCCATATAGTCTGATTTTGTTTGATGAGATAGAAAAAGCGCATCCGGAGGTGTTTAATATTCTGCTACAAATTTTGGATAACGGACGGTTAACGGACAGCAAGGGCCGAGTAATTAACTTTAAAAATTCCATTATTTTACTTACCTCCAACGTGGGCAGTCATTACTTCAAGGCAATGTCGAACATAGGGTTTTCTTCTTCTGGAGACTCCGCTCACGAGTCTCAAGAGGAGGGATTACGCTCTAAAGTCAGCGAATCTTTAAAGCGGACTTTTAAACCGGAATTTCTGAATCGTTTAGATGAAACAATTATTTTTAATACCTTAACAAAAAAAGAGATTGAGCAGATTGTTGATTTGCAGATTGATCAGGTGAAAGAAAGGCTAAAAGAGCGCAGTATCATCATTAATGTAGACGTGGCTGCTAAAAAGTATATAGTTGAGAACGGATTTGACCCGGAATACGGAGCTAGGCCGATTAGACGGTTAATACAAAAAACTATTCTCGATAAGCTTGCCGACAAGATAATCGGCGGGGAAATTAAAGATGGTGACAAAGTTAAAATCGGTTTTTCTAAGTCCTCAATCAGCGTTAGCGTTTAA
- a CDS encoding UTP--glucose-1-phosphate uridylyltransferase, whose translation MEVKKAILPVAGLGTRVMPLTLHQPKGMIGIVDRPIIHYVIDEIVAAGINHIILVTGPNQPEFKKYITHLEKDPSWKTLGIKFDFVIQEKLAGNGDAVYLARQFIKNEPFLVCFGDDLLADKIPPLKNLVDQFKKANAPIVVVESVPPELASSYGMVKVAPDGQYEDLRLIEDIVEKPAQGQAPSNLAIIGRYLLTPEIFEELEKLYPYTGKEIPLADALRSYVSKGGSIYAWEFPGKRFDAGSKIGILKAQVYFGLKHKDFGPEFREYLKSPGGEGENSD comes from the coding sequence ATGGAAGTCAAAAAAGCCATCTTGCCGGTTGCCGGATTAGGGACCCGAGTAATGCCCCTGACTCTACATCAACCAAAGGGAATGATTGGGATTGTAGACCGACCGATTATTCACTATGTCATAGACGAAATCGTAGCCGCCGGAATCAATCATATTATTTTGGTGACCGGGCCAAATCAACCGGAGTTCAAAAAATACATCACCCATTTGGAAAAAGATCCCAGCTGGAAAACGCTGGGAATAAAATTTGATTTCGTTATACAAGAAAAACTGGCCGGAAACGGCGACGCGGTATATCTGGCTCGCCAATTCATAAAAAATGAGCCCTTTTTGGTTTGTTTCGGCGACGACCTGCTGGCTGACAAAATTCCGCCTCTAAAGAACTTAGTAGACCAGTTCAAAAAGGCTAATGCCCCGATAGTAGTGGTAGAATCGGTCCCTCCGGAGCTGGCCTCCAGCTACGGCATGGTTAAGGTGGCGCCCGATGGGCAGTATGAGGACCTACGACTAATCGAGGATATTGTGGAAAAACCCGCCCAAGGCCAGGCGCCGTCAAATCTGGCAATTATCGGCAGATACCTTTTAACTCCGGAGATTTTCGAAGAATTAGAAAAATTATACCCATACACGGGCAAAGAAATCCCCCTAGCAGACGCGCTAAGAAGCTATGTGTCTAAAGGAGGCTCAATTTATGCCTGGGAGTTCCCTGGTAAAAGGTTTGATGCGGGATCCAAAATCGGGATTTTAAAAGCGCAGGTATATTTTGGCTTGAAGCATAAGGACTTCGGGCCCGAGTTCAGGGAATACCTAAAATCCCCAGGAGGAGAAGGCGAAAATAGCGACTAA
- a CDS encoding DeoR family transcriptional regulator — protein sequence MFVNQKSTEICYALLRVAAQIRRQQLKQNLEKLAFRFLEAATSEDFDLALKTSSSIDAMLKIGQSLYEIEPVNSKVISGELEAVNAAMRQSLGIDGLPNLDRIFEKANNAASYSAKTFADIRPSAGLPDSLPVSENNNGNSNGFSATIRQSAILDKIRQSGNNQAALKDIIAAFPEISERTMRYDLQKLCLQGLIERVGSGGPGSYYSVKNGA from the coding sequence ATGTTTGTTAATCAAAAATCTACCGAAATCTGTTATGCCTTATTGCGGGTGGCGGCGCAGATTCGTCGTCAGCAACTAAAGCAGAACCTTGAGAAGTTGGCTTTCAGGTTTCTGGAAGCCGCCACCTCGGAGGATTTTGACTTGGCGTTGAAAACATCATCTTCTATTGATGCGATGCTGAAGATTGGTCAATCTCTCTATGAAATCGAACCGGTTAACTCTAAGGTTATTTCTGGCGAGCTTGAAGCGGTTAACGCGGCAATGCGGCAATCATTGGGCATAGATGGATTGCCGAATCTAGACAGGATTTTTGAAAAGGCGAATAATGCGGCAAGCTATTCGGCAAAAACTTTTGCCGATATACGGCCATCTGCCGGATTGCCGGATTCTTTGCCTGTTTCTGAAAATAATAACGGCAATAGCAATGGATTCTCGGCAACAATCCGGCAATCGGCAATTTTGGATAAGATTCGGCAATCCGGCAACAACCAGGCAGCACTTAAAGATATCATTGCCGCATTCCCGGAAATCAGTGAGCGGACTATGAGATATGACCTCCAAAAGCTATGTCTCCAAGGCTTAATAGAGCGTGTCGGTAGTGGTGGTCCGGGTAGCTACTATTCGGTCAAAAATGGGGCGTAA
- a CDS encoding glycosyltransferase, whose protein sequence is MRTKVLYLITKEDVGGAQKYVQDLADNLNKDKFEVRVVTGGKKGIFFLSNSFWPHLLFINDWLAIAELFFFFKKEKPDVVHLNSSKAGVVGAIAAKLSGVPKVVFTAHGWVFNPDNSLGYLKRKLFTLIHRMAARYQDVIINVSEYDRSLAIQNKIAPLNKLVTIYNGLDWENLKFFDKKTSRKALTTLAGLNLSTHQLTNSIWVGSIGRLVIEKSYRDFVDAAALVKNENVQFFIIGDGPLKDRLLSRIKKLGLENKFYIVNGVAPAAPYMKAFDIFLLSSIKEGLPYTLLEAMAAGLPVITTRVGGMTEIATDRGLVMQPNMPGELARAIEHLINNKEVAEQLAQKGNTFLKESLNLELMVAATEKIYLNS, encoded by the coding sequence ATGAGAACGAAAGTATTATATTTAATCACCAAAGAAGACGTTGGCGGAGCGCAAAAATACGTCCAAGATCTCGCCGACAACTTAAATAAAGATAAATTTGAGGTGAGGGTAGTTACCGGAGGGAAAAAGGGGATTTTCTTCCTCTCCAATTCTTTTTGGCCGCACCTTTTATTCATCAATGACTGGCTGGCAATTGCGGAATTGTTCTTTTTCTTCAAAAAAGAAAAGCCGGATGTAGTACACCTCAACAGCTCAAAGGCCGGCGTGGTGGGAGCAATCGCCGCCAAACTAAGCGGCGTCCCCAAAGTAGTATTTACCGCTCATGGATGGGTTTTTAATCCGGATAACTCCTTGGGGTACTTAAAAAGAAAGCTTTTCACTTTAATACATAGAATGGCCGCCCGGTATCAGGATGTCATAATCAACGTATCCGAATATGACAGAAGCTTGGCGATCCAAAATAAGATTGCTCCATTAAATAAACTGGTGACCATTTATAATGGCTTGGACTGGGAAAACCTTAAATTTTTTGATAAAAAAACCTCCCGCAAGGCGCTGACAACTCTGGCCGGATTAAACCTATCAACTCATCAACTCACAAACTCAATTTGGGTCGGCTCAATCGGCCGGCTAGTCATAGAAAAAAGCTACCGCGACTTCGTTGATGCCGCTGCTTTAGTAAAAAACGAAAATGTACAATTTTTTATAATCGGCGACGGGCCACTGAAAGACCGCTTGCTCTCCAGAATAAAAAAACTGGGCCTGGAAAATAAATTCTACATCGTCAATGGCGTTGCTCCGGCCGCGCCATATATGAAAGCCTTCGATATCTTCCTACTGTCGTCAATCAAAGAAGGTCTGCCCTACACCCTCCTTGAGGCTATGGCCGCCGGACTGCCGGTAATCACCACGCGAGTAGGCGGTATGACCGAGATAGCCACAGATCGCGGCCTGGTGATGCAACCCAATATGCCAGGCGAATTGGCCCGAGCCATCGAGCACCTAATCAACAATAAAGAGGTGGCGGAGCAATTAGCGCAAAAGGGGAATACCTTCCTGAAAGAATCTCTAAACTTAGAGTTGATGGTGGCCGCTACAGAAAAGATCTATCTTAACTCTTAA
- a CDS encoding peptidoglycan-binding domain-containing protein, producing the protein MGNITKKFASIAISVATVASLSGFSMLVPVAHAQTSLQAQIDALLAQIAALQSQLASSSPVSTALCSFTRDLTLGVRGDDVMCLQKYLNSTGHKVSTSGPGSIGNETSYFGALTASAVAKWQAANGVAPAAGYFGRISRAKYASLAVVAPAPAPAPVPGTPAPVPSGSGLTVTLASDQPSNGLFGESFASRPFTKLTLRASADGDVTVKAMVVERTGQGSDAAFSGVIATDESGLRLGPSKTFGSDHRLRLTEKVVVKAGQTRTIVLAGDSDSDQNDYNGQLVSLSLVGVETEGATAVNASFPMTGATHTVNSTLAIGSMTIARGAFDPGSGLTKEIGTVGYTFSGLRLNAGTNEDVLVKAIQWNQSGSAGLADLTNVKVVLDGTTYDVTSTDGKDYVAKFGAGLKIEKGLSKEVYIKGDVAGGSARTVDFDLFRYSDIQVVGLTYGYALLPSGTEIAADNDDDGEIQDAEPRFDAYQVHIGAGSISAQNAPTVGSQNVAVNLSNQPLGGLLIDVKGEDVTVAAMNFDLSIIESTSQTDVDTNDITNITLVDENGKVVAGPVDAVAGGNNAIRFSDTVTFKPGRMVYTLKGKVGTDVGTNDTIAASTTPNSDWTTVRGVTSAVTITPTPSSAVTMSTMTVKAASLSITLSSDTQQGVASSTAQTVVSGTSGYTFTQYVLDASGSGEDLRINAMQLLLTFSSANAADDLTNCQLFDGATALNTGGNIVNPSNSDSTGAAKTFSFDSSLIVAKGTVKTLSMKCNLVSGAASGHYWNWGIADADASINSTGMTSGQTVDGSDAITADNGRIVIAATSGTLSLVLDASSPSLKWAQSGSTDNILAVFRLNATNESVRVDTLGLQLATSTNSSAVNGSSTPSDLTKVTLWVGALKVGEVVFTASDYATATLSGVTVPKDGQVLITAKGDIGNIGTGLSARPGHLVNVNYDASNSSDESNLGAIGVGLSSGTTISAGGSDTGSNGARIARAIPTVSKEALASNTFSNSSNQALYRFKVTAPSGGNGVSLYKMTFAIATSTLSSQETDGQKVASTYRVTNFDLYCYENAAFSVASCNTFDNSGLLNQGGLANASHDKLGLNNTNEGAYSSSSPSVSVRFNPTDTTQGSTAEAIRLAAGETKYFVLQADVTGGTNTPSITVRMDGDATFASLNDSTDFGADATGEDKDFTNGHDNWSTGRYVFATTASIVDAWDNDDFIWSGNSTNTSQGISSYDWFNGFLVPGLSNSDNGATEVLTL; encoded by the coding sequence ATGGGAAATATAACAAAGAAATTTGCTTCGATTGCCATTTCGGTGGCGACCGTCGCATCACTTTCGGGCTTCTCAATGTTGGTACCTGTCGCTCACGCGCAGACCAGCTTGCAAGCTCAAATCGATGCTTTGTTAGCTCAGATTGCTGCGCTACAATCCCAGTTAGCTAGTTCGAGCCCTGTTAGCACCGCCCTCTGCTCTTTCACCCGAGACCTCACCTTGGGAGTAAGAGGAGATGATGTAATGTGCTTACAGAAATACTTGAATAGCACTGGACATAAAGTATCAACCAGTGGACCAGGTTCCATTGGAAACGAAACATCCTACTTCGGTGCATTGACCGCTTCGGCTGTTGCCAAATGGCAGGCCGCTAACGGCGTTGCTCCGGCTGCTGGATATTTTGGACGCATCTCTCGAGCTAAATATGCATCATTGGCTGTCGTGGCCCCAGCTCCGGCCCCGGCTCCAGTTCCTGGCACTCCGGCCCCAGTTCCTTCTGGTTCTGGATTGACAGTCACATTAGCTTCCGATCAACCGTCCAACGGCTTATTCGGCGAATCATTTGCTAGCCGCCCATTCACGAAACTCACGTTGCGTGCTTCGGCTGATGGCGATGTAACCGTTAAAGCTATGGTTGTTGAAAGGACTGGTCAGGGTAGTGATGCCGCCTTCTCTGGCGTTATCGCTACTGATGAATCAGGTCTCCGTCTTGGTCCGTCCAAAACTTTTGGTTCTGACCACAGACTACGCTTGACCGAGAAAGTTGTTGTTAAAGCGGGTCAAACCAGGACCATCGTCTTGGCTGGTGATTCCGATAGCGATCAAAATGACTACAATGGTCAATTGGTTAGCTTGAGCTTAGTCGGTGTAGAAACCGAAGGAGCTACCGCCGTTAACGCTTCATTCCCGATGACTGGCGCGACTCACACAGTAAATAGCACGTTGGCGATCGGTAGCATGACTATCGCTCGCGGCGCTTTCGATCCAGGCTCCGGCTTGACGAAAGAAATCGGAACCGTGGGATATACCTTCTCCGGTTTGCGGTTGAATGCCGGCACTAACGAAGATGTTTTGGTAAAAGCAATTCAGTGGAACCAATCCGGTTCGGCTGGTTTGGCTGATTTGACCAACGTCAAAGTTGTGCTTGACGGTACTACTTATGACGTCACCAGCACCGATGGCAAAGACTATGTTGCCAAATTCGGAGCCGGTTTGAAGATTGAAAAAGGTTTGAGCAAGGAAGTTTACATTAAAGGCGATGTTGCTGGCGGTTCCGCCCGTACCGTTGACTTTGACCTCTTCCGCTACTCTGACATTCAAGTTGTCGGCTTAACCTATGGCTACGCTTTGTTGCCATCGGGTACAGAAATCGCAGCTGATAACGATGATGACGGCGAAATACAAGACGCCGAGCCTCGTTTTGACGCTTATCAGGTTCACATTGGCGCAGGCAGTATCAGCGCTCAAAACGCGCCGACTGTCGGATCCCAGAACGTTGCCGTCAACCTTTCCAACCAGCCTTTGGGTGGTTTGTTGATAGACGTTAAGGGTGAAGATGTCACTGTCGCTGCGATGAACTTTGACTTGAGCATCATTGAGTCAACGTCTCAAACCGATGTTGATACCAATGACATCACCAATATCACTTTGGTTGATGAAAACGGAAAGGTAGTTGCGGGTCCGGTTGACGCTGTGGCTGGTGGCAATAATGCTATCCGCTTCTCCGACACCGTTACCTTCAAGCCTGGCCGTATGGTTTATACCTTGAAAGGTAAAGTCGGAACCGATGTTGGAACCAACGATACAATCGCTGCTTCCACCACTCCAAACTCTGATTGGACCACTGTTCGTGGTGTAACCTCCGCGGTAACCATCACCCCAACCCCATCGAGCGCTGTTACTATGAGCACGATGACGGTGAAGGCTGCTTCTTTGAGCATTACTTTGTCGTCCGATACCCAGCAGGGCGTTGCTAGCTCTACCGCGCAAACCGTGGTTTCCGGCACCTCTGGATATACGTTCACACAGTATGTGTTAGATGCTAGCGGTTCTGGTGAAGATCTTCGCATTAATGCTATGCAGTTGTTGTTAACCTTCAGCTCGGCTAACGCCGCTGATGATTTGACCAATTGCCAATTATTCGATGGCGCTACCGCGTTAAACACCGGAGGCAACATCGTCAATCCGAGCAACAGCGATTCTACCGGTGCAGCTAAGACCTTCAGCTTTGACTCGAGCTTAATCGTTGCAAAAGGCACCGTTAAGACCTTGTCTATGAAGTGCAACTTAGTTTCCGGCGCTGCCTCTGGACATTATTGGAATTGGGGTATTGCTGATGCAGATGCTTCCATCAACTCCACCGGTATGACCTCAGGTCAAACCGTTGACGGTTCGGATGCAATCACCGCTGATAACGGCCGCATCGTAATTGCCGCGACTTCCGGAACATTGTCTTTGGTATTGGATGCTTCGAGCCCGTCTCTAAAATGGGCCCAATCCGGTTCCACTGATAACATCTTGGCAGTCTTCCGCTTGAACGCTACCAATGAATCGGTTCGCGTAGACACTCTTGGCTTGCAGTTAGCTACTTCTACCAATTCTTCTGCTGTAAACGGTTCCAGCACTCCGAGCGACTTAACTAAAGTCACTTTGTGGGTTGGCGCCTTGAAAGTTGGTGAAGTTGTCTTCACTGCCAGCGATTATGCTACCGCCACCCTTTCCGGAGTAACTGTTCCGAAAGATGGTCAGGTGCTGATTACCGCTAAAGGCGATATCGGCAACATCGGCACTGGTTTGTCGGCTCGTCCGGGCCACTTGGTCAACGTCAATTATGACGCTTCCAATAGCTCCGATGAATCAAACCTTGGTGCAATTGGTGTAGGTCTTTCTTCCGGCACTACTATTAGCGCTGGTGGATCTGACACTGGTTCCAATGGCGCTAGAATCGCTCGGGCTATCCCGACGGTGTCTAAAGAAGCCTTGGCTTCTAACACGTTCTCCAATTCCTCCAATCAGGCACTGTACCGATTTAAGGTTACAGCTCCGTCTGGTGGTAATGGTGTGAGCTTGTACAAGATGACCTTTGCGATTGCTACTAGCACCCTTAGCTCTCAAGAGACTGATGGTCAAAAAGTAGCTTCGACTTATAGGGTGACCAACTTCGATCTGTATTGCTATGAGAATGCAGCTTTCTCGGTTGCTTCTTGCAATACGTTTGATAACTCTGGTCTCTTGAACCAGGGAGGTTTGGCCAATGCTTCGCACGACAAGTTGGGTCTTAACAACACCAATGAAGGTGCATATAGCTCCTCTTCCCCGAGCGTTAGCGTTCGCTTCAACCCGACTGACACTACACAGGGTTCTACTGCTGAAGCTATTAGATTGGCTGCTGGTGAAACCAAATACTTCGTCTTACAGGCGGACGTAACTGGTGGAACCAACACCCCGTCTATCACTGTTAGAATGGATGGCGATGCAACTTTCGCTTCGCTGAACGATTCTACTGACTTCGGCGCGGATGCAACTGGTGAAGATAAAGACTTCACCAATGGTCACGACAACTGGTCCACGGGTCGTTATGTCTTCGCAACCACGGCTTCTATTGTGGATGCGTGGGATAATGATGACTTCATCTGGTCCGGTAACTCTACCAACACCTCGCAGGGCATTTCGTCTTACGATTGGTTCAACGGATTCTTAGTTCCGGGCCTGTCTAACTCCGACAACGGCGCCACCGAAGTGTTAACTCTCTAA